The Pecten maximus chromosome 14, xPecMax1.1, whole genome shotgun sequence genome includes a region encoding these proteins:
- the LOC117342394 gene encoding uncharacterized protein LOC117342394 has translation MKIFLLAFLLAGASAGFLDSLQGALTSVKDTLTSTASSTLSTLTSGNVGDILTHVVLPVAEHAAIAAVLGKREHPHEPTVQEVLSHGAQAVEHVLGLYATDLQHFHEQIASLDYLKGDVNQFFADMQHSKLVHNTALDNIVTSVQQALASHHKRQAADNGILSGLSGLFSSTVDKLKETFNGVQTTLAGGSTGILGALSGHLSHLTESLGHIKETGAALLASGQETLANLQHSAGTLISQAHAGVQGQAAQALDTLLHPNLGS, from the exons ATGAAGATTTTCCTCCTTGCTTTCCTGTTGGCTGGAGCCAGCGCCGGCTTCTTGGACTCATTACAAGGAGCCTTGACCAGTGTTAAGGACACCTTGACGTCGACAGCTTCCTCCACACTCAGCACACTCACAAGTGGCAATGTGGGTGACATATTGACTCACGTAGTTCTTCCAG TCGCTGAACATGCAGCTATCGCCGCTGTTTTGGGAAAACGTGAACATCC aCATGAGCCAACCGTCCAGGAAGTGCTGAGTCACGGTGCCCAGGCTGTAGAACATGTACTCGGACTGTACGCCACAGACCTTCAACACTTCCACGAGCAGATCGCCAGCCTTGATTACCTGAAGGGTGATGTAAACCAGTTCTTCGCTGACATGCAACACTCAAAAC TGGTCCACAACACTGCGCTGGACAACATTGTGACAAGTGTACAACAGGCTTTGGCCAGCCACCATAAGAGGCAGGCTGCAGACAACGGTATCCTCTCTGGACTCTCCGGACTTTTCAGCTCCACCGTTGACAAGCTGAAGGAG ACGTTTAACGGCGTCCAAACAACACTCGCCGGTGGGTCGACAGGCATTCTGGGGGCTTTGTCTGGTCATCTATCACATCTGACCGAATCACTCGGTCACATCAAGGAAACCGGTGCAGCTCTTCTTGCCAGTGGTCAAGAGACATTGGCCAACTTGCAACACTCAGCCGGTACCCTGATCA GCCAGGCCCATGCTGGAGTACAAGGCCAGGCAGCCCAGGCACTTGATACCCTCCTTCATCCCAACCTTGGCTCCTAG